In the Telopea speciosissima isolate NSW1024214 ecotype Mountain lineage chromosome 2, Tspe_v1, whole genome shotgun sequence genome, one interval contains:
- the LOC122650047 gene encoding protein RGF1 INDUCIBLE TRANSCRIPTION FACTOR 1, producing the protein MGSQESMRVPPWLESLLTTSFFAVCRIHGDAARSECNMYCLDCNGDAFCFYCRSSRHKDHRVIQIRRSSYHDVVRVAEIQKVLDISGVQTYVINSARVLFLNERPQPKSGKGVSHICEICSRSLLDPFRFCSLGCKLVAIKRNGDASLTLENKEEERMESGGGEGISRRVGKEEDELREGSQSQDIYPTTPSPPANQRRRKGIPHRAPFGS; encoded by the exons ATG GGGTCACAGGAGTCAATGCGGGTACCACCATGGCTTGAATCATTACTAACCACATCTTTTTTCGCGGTTTGCCGGATTCACGGCGACGCCGCCCGGAGCGAATGTAATATGTATTGTCTTGATTGCAATGGTGATGCATTCTGTTTCTACTGTCGTTCTTCTCGTCACAAAGATCATCGCGTAATTCAA ATAAGAAGATCATCTTACCATGATGTAGTGAGAGTTGCTGAAATTCAAAAGGTTCTTGATATTAGTGGAGTTCAAACTTATGTGATAAACAGTGCTAGAGTTTTATTTCTTAATGAGAGACCTCAACCTAAGAGTGGTAAAGGGGTATCTCATATCTGTGAGATATGTAGCAGAAGTCTCTTAGATCCATTTCGTTTCTGTTCATTGGGTTGCAAG CTTGTAGCAATAAAGAGGAATGGAGATGCAAGTTTAACCTTAgagaacaaggaagaagaaagaatggaaagtggaggaggagaagggatatcaAGAAGAGTGGGGaaagaggaagatgagttgcgtGAAGGAAGCCAATCACAAGACATATACCCTacaacaccatcaccaccagcaaatcaaagaagaagaaagggaatccCACATAGGGCACCCTTTGGGTCTTAA
- the LOC122650439 gene encoding cyclin-dependent protein kinase inhibitor SMR2-like, which produces MGGGGGGGGASESGVEDEHSLPEIRLRPATATATAAAEEVETQQDNNNNEECRTPTSDEHKIPVMRSCPPAPKKQRRVISCKRKLLDELRFFEIVGREEIESFFRSSTKKRCCSNSNFDSKSNVDFINDKKKFE; this is translated from the exons atgggtggtggaggtggtggtggaggtgcaaGTGAAAGTGGAGTTGAAGATGAG CATAGTTTGCCGGAGATCCGGCTACGACCCGCCACCGCCACTGCCACCGCCGCCGCTGAGGAAGTGGAAACGCAACAAGACAACAACAATAATGAAGAATGTCGAACACCCACATCAGATGAGCACAAGATACCGGTCATGCGAAGCTGCCCACCTGCACCAAAGAAACAAAGACGGGTGATTTCTTGTAAGAGGAAACTATTGGATGAATTGCGATTCTTTGAAATCGTGGGTCGAGAAGAAATTGAATCCTTTTTCAGGTCATCAACCAAGAAGCGATGCTGTTCCAATTCCAATTTCGATTCCAAATccaatgttgatttcatcaacGACAAGAAGAAGTTTGAGTGA